The nucleotide sequence CCTTTGGTCCCTCAGCTTccatacttatatatatatatatatatataacataattagCTTCTTTTGGCCAATGTTTGACACACCCGGGAGTGTGATCGTACATCATCAAGCTCGTAGTTCGTTAAAGGGTCACttagaggtataaattaacatgttggCACCTTTAGCCCCAACAATACCAAACTTTATATAAATTCACAAATGGTCcctctcgtccaacaagtggctcatttgagaGTAAGGACACTGTAAAGGGTCACTTAGACGCGTAGTTTCAGCATGTTGACACCTTTAGTCCCTCCACATTCATACTTTCTACGATTGGCAAAATTAGTCCCTCCTAGCCAACATTAGGCATAAATAGGAATAGGGACACGTGTCACTACATTGctggacacgattttacgaggtgttacatcgtcacccccttaaaagaaatctcgacctcaagACTTTATTCAAAAAGATGGGGGTACTTCTGTCACATAGTGGACTCGACCTCCCATGTATATTGGGGGCCTCGATGGGCATCTCATTTaaccttaacaataggtatgtACTTCCATCGGAGCTTCTTagcctgtcgatcctcgatcgaaactggtttctcaacaaacctcAGGTTTTCATCAATTTGCACATCTTGATGTGACATTTCTAGCGACTtatcggctagacatttctttaaattacagatgtggaacacaatGTGAATTCCATTAAGCTCCTCTggcaagtttagcttataagctatagACCAGACACATTCAattatctcgaatggtcctatatatcttggGCTCAACTTGCCCTTCTTACTGAagcgcatcacacctttccagggtgataccttcagtAAAACCTTGTCCCCAACTTGGAACTTAAGAGGTTTACGCTTCTTaccagcgtagctcttctgccgaTCCCTGGCAGCTTTGATACGATCACGGATTTGTATTATCTTGTCCGTGATCTCAGGACAATCTCCGATCCTGATAGTTGGGCTTCCCCAACTTCGGCCCAACAAACAAGCGTTCGACACTTTCTCCCATACAAGGCCTCTAAACGAGCACCCTTGATGCTcgtatgataactattgttgtaggagaattcaattagggGGAGATGGTCATTCCAGCTACCTCCCAAATTGATCatgcatgccctaagcatgtcttccaaactgtggattgtacgctcactctgaccatctgtCTGAGCATGGTAAGTCATACTGAAATTTAGCCTGGTGCctaaagattgctggaaacttttcctgAAATGAGAAGTATATCTAGGATCCCTATCAGATACAATAGATACTGGCACACCATGTAGGGACACAATCTCGTCCACGTACAACTTAGCCAACTTATTGGGGCTATACGTCTCCTTtatgggcaggaaatgtgctgacttagtcagccgATCAACGATGACCCATATCATGTCATTGCTATGCTTGGTCttaggtaacttggtaataaaatccatagttaccatctcccacttccatgtgggaatttcaagttgttgtagaagtcctgacgcttttgatgttcagctttaacttgcgaACACGTCAGACACttagctacataggtggctatggATTTCTTCAAACCCATCTACCAATAGTTCCTCtttagatcttgatacatcttgtcacctcTAGGGTGAACAGAGTATTTGAAATTATGCGCTTCCTGGAGGATTAGATCTCTAAGTCCTCCTAAGATTGGAACCCAGATTCGAGCATTGAATCTAAGCATTCCATCTTTTCCTCGTGACAACTGATCAACAGTTCCACCCAATCCTTCACTAGGAAGGTTAGCCTCCAACAAGACTTGTTTCTGCACATCCACTAGCTTTTCATTCAAGCTGTTTCTGAGCTCAATGCTCTTGGCGTTAATCTGTATTGGCTTAACCCTTTCCTTGCAACTCAACCCATCAGCAACTGCATTTGCTTTGCCGGGATGATAGcgaatctcacaatcataatcattcaatgttTCCATCCAGCGACATTGTCTCATGTTcagatccttctgattgaacagatgttggAGACTCTTATGGTCTGTATATAATACACTTGGtgccatacaagtagtgtctccataacttaagtgcaaatacaacgacacccaactccaagtcatgggtggtgtaattcctttcatgcacctttagttgtcgcgacgcgtaggcaatcaccttgcccctctgcataagcacacatcccattcTAGTGTACGAAGCAtagcaatagacaacgaaatcctcaatgccctcaggcaaagttagcACTAGAGCATTGCTCAACTTGTGCTTCAGAAtctcgaaggattcttgttgtttTGGACCCCAATTGAACTTAACATTCTTACGGGTCAAGGTAGTCAAAGAAGTGGctatccttgaaaagttctcaatgaacctcctgtaataaccggccaatcctaagaaactacGAATCTCAGAAGGCGTCTTAGGTGCTTCCCAGTTCATAatggcttcaatcttagcgggatctacctggataccatgctcactcaccacgtgtccaagaaattggacttctagAAGCCAGAACTCGCATTTGgagaacttagcataaagcttctcttgctATAATAGTTCACGGATGCACCGAAGATgtttctcgtgatcagcttgattacgagaatagataagtatgttgtctatgaagacaatgacaaacttatccagatacggcttacagactctattcatgagatccatgaatgctgcaggtgcattagtgagctcAAAATGCATCACTAGAAAGTCATAGTGTCCGTATCTCGTTCTGAAGGCAGTCTTTGGAACATCTTCActtctgaccttcagctgatgataacccaaCCTCAAGTCGATCTATGAGAAGTAGCTAgctccttgtagttggtcgaataaatcgtcgatCCCGGGCagcggataacgattcttgatcgttacttTGTTCTGCTCATGGTAATCAATGCACAGCCGCATTgaaccgtccttcttcttaacaaacaataTCAGAGCTCTCCTAGGTGATGAGATAGGCTGTATAAAGCCTTTCTCCAGAAGCTCATCAAGTTGggttctcaattctttcatttccgttggcacCAATCGATAAGGAGCTCTTGCAACAGGTGTAGCTCCAGGCAGGATGTCGATCCTAAACTCTACTTGCCTTTCCGGAGGTagaccaggtagttcttcagggaagaCATTTGGATAATCAGAGATGACAgagatatcttcaatcttgggctttggttcatctaccatcacctgtgccatgtaaatgacacattcGCTCTTTAGACACTTGGATGCTTTGAGTAAAGATACCTGATCAGGCAATCCATAGTGTATATCTC is from Helianthus annuus cultivar XRQ/B chromosome 9, HanXRQr2.0-SUNRISE, whole genome shotgun sequence and encodes:
- the LOC110875691 gene encoding uncharacterized protein LOC110875691 yields the protein MRQCRWMETLNDYDCEIRYHPGKANAVADGLSCKERVKPIQINAKSIELRNSLNEKLVDVQKQVLLEANLPSEGLGGTVDQLSRGKDGMLRFNARIWVPILGGLRDLILQEAHNFKYSVHPRGDKMYQDLKRNYW